The Blastomonas fulva genome contains a region encoding:
- a CDS encoding DUF1465 family protein, with product MSNHQFPFTVKLVESLYVEAMVLADEARSYFELTPEDQGLTRHDDIRIDMSCESLRVTTRLMHSIAWLLNQKAYFAGELSLHQLHSRSRSLGKCTSSDPFVVARLPQEAQRLVQETQHLLDRLVRLEKSLEAERLGFVEETALRPAVLQMQARLASELA from the coding sequence ATGTCCAACCACCAATTCCCTTTCACGGTCAAACTGGTCGAGTCGCTCTATGTCGAGGCGATGGTGCTGGCCGACGAGGCGCGGTCCTATTTCGAGCTGACGCCAGAAGACCAGGGGCTTACCCGGCATGACGACATTCGCATCGACATGTCGTGCGAATCGCTGCGCGTGACCACCCGACTGATGCATTCGATCGCCTGGCTGCTCAACCAGAAGGCCTATTTCGCAGGCGAACTCTCGCTGCACCAGTTGCACAGCCGCAGCCGTTCGCTGGGCAAGTGCACCTCGAGCGATCCGTTCGTGGTTGCGCGTCTGCCGCAGGAAGCCCAGCGGCTGGTGCAAGAAACCCAGCACCTGCTCGACCGGCTGGTCCGGCTGGAAAAGTCGCTCGAGGCCGAGCGGCTGGGTTTTGTCGAGGAAACCGCCTTGCGCCCCGCAGTGCTGCAGATGCAGGCGCGGCTCGCCAGCGAACTCGCCTGA
- a CDS encoding YdcH family protein, whose amino-acid sequence MTEEEVRQKLALLRIEHRDLDHAIGSLSNGGTTDMLQLARLKKRKLLLRDQIAMLEDYLIPDIIA is encoded by the coding sequence GTGACAGAGGAAGAAGTCCGGCAGAAGCTGGCCTTGCTGCGCATCGAACATCGCGACCTCGATCATGCCATCGGCTCGTTGAGCAACGGCGGCACCACCGACATGCTGCAGCTTGCCCGGCTGAAGAAGCGCAAGCTGCTGCTGCGCGACCAGATCGCCATGCTCGAAGATTATCTGATCCCCGACATCATCGCCTGA